In a single window of the Thermococcus stetteri genome:
- a CDS encoding PRC-barrel domain-containing protein, whose translation MVMRLSSIYGKQIYNTRGNYVGYVDEVLIEIDQGRGKVLALVLPGEKVGVPYDRVTAIGDIILVRAKEE comes from the coding sequence ATGGTCATGAGGCTCTCCTCTATATACGGCAAGCAGATATATAATACAAGAGGAAACTACGTGGGGTACGTTGATGAGGTTCTAATTGAGATAGACCAGGGGCGCGGTAAAGTCCTAGCACTTGTATTACCGGGCGAAAAGGTTGGAGTTCCCTACGACAGGGTAACTGCAATCGGCGATATAATCCTTGTAAGAGCAAAAGAAGAATGA